The sequence AGTAGGATTTGAACTGCTCAGctgatttatatatcaaatgcagaattggaattattttaaattagtaaaagtaaatgCTAGTGGGTAGCATTTTTTAGATGCCAAATATTGGAATATAATCTAATTTAAATCGAGTCTTaacaattgtgtttttttttactaatatgCTTCTTAGTTCAAGGTAGGAATCTTAAACTTTCATTTATATgcataattttgatttattgattgattcaCAATTATATTGAAGATCGagtgtttgttttatttaatagtaTATCATACTTAAGTCCGAAACTTTTATTAACCCTATTTCCTCTACGGTTGTGACTAAGTGTTACAGAGGTCTTTCTTGAATTTACATTATCAAGCTAACTTTGTGGAAGGTTGgacatatgttttaaaatatatcttcCAGAATCCCAAATGGAAAATGTAACCTGAAGTTCAGTCTATCACTTGCTATATTGATAATTGACATTTGTACCCATTAACCTCCCGATATATCTGTATCTTTTTCGCCTAAGGTTATTTCCAATCCTAGTTGAGTAAAAGAAAGACATTATGCTAAACGATAAAATTTAAGACCAACATTGTGCAATTTCAGCTtataaatattccaaaattGTGTATAATTAATGGCATAATCAAATATTGATTCATACGAGAAAACAATTATACGAaagtgtttgttattttactaacttctaaaattgagaaaggaaatggggcaTGTGtaaaagcgacaacaacccgaccatatacagcccgtaacagagaagtgatcgaattggtgtttctttaccgtcaaaattagctacgttatcgacaaacttaatTGAGCAGTGAACGAACTATTGGTACTTTAACGTTAAAAAGATTGACAATGCTGACAAATTTTCATGTGTCGATAATCAAGTTTAATaccgataatattgaaaataattctaataatatgaaacaaaatatgtccatgCACAATTTCGATTGGGCGAAAAGTGGTCATTTCTTCAAagtcagaacagaaaaaaagggTTTATGGAAGGACGTCTTGATAGTATTATTTCctttacaattttacccaaaactaaaagaaatacattggtaaacatttaaaaaaatgtttgatataggAATGAAGTCCTTTATTTTTTCGGACTACAATGTGTACCGTATGTGTGATGGATTTGaattcaatcaataactttgaaatgttttctcatatatatgtatacacaaaaggGAGGACTGGTATTTGTACTTCAGATTTTCTGACAAAATAACGAACAAAACTATTTCTTGCAAAGGCACACACagagaatatatttttttaataaaaatcagaaaaatgtttgatataggAATGAAGTCCTTTATTTTTTCGGACTACAATGTGTACCGTATGTGTGATGGATTTGaattcaatcaataactttgaaatgttttctcatatatatgtatacacaaaaggGAGGACTGGTATTTGTACTTCAGATTTTCTGACAAAATAACGAACAAAACTATTTCTTGCAAAGGCACACACagagaatatatttttttaataaaaatcagtcaaaaaaaTTCTCCAAAATATACCATGGCCAGGTCCTGACAGTTTTTAACagtgtacaaataaaaatcgtCCGGAAAACTGCGCTTTCTGTCATTTTGATGGATCATGCAACATTTTACCTATTACCTATTACCCATAAACAACATAGGTTctcaaatactaaaaaaaagttctataaGATAGTTTCAAATCAGAGTAAACATATTAACTtccttatatatatacagtcgAATTTGTTTATAGGTTACACAAAGCTAGTTCTTAAAACGTTTATATCAGGGAAAACATTTGTCTTTGACTTTAAAACATGTAGGGGAAACGGATTTCCTAACCATTCACTTGTAATATTccgtatttctgattttttgttaGATAACGTAAAATATACgacttttttttatgactacGTGAACTTGTGCCATTTATTTTTGCTGGTCTTTAGGAAGACAATTCTGCAGTGACAATTtgtttggaaacaaaaataaattcccaatatataaatatacatgtacttatgaatatacatgtatggatatacatgtatggatatacatgtatcatacgTCGTGTTCATGATTGGATTTTGTAGATATAACTACCGCACAGAAAAGTATCATGGATTTCGAGGCTTTCATATTCAAGGTTTTGAATTCTACCCTTGTTGAAAACCTGTGGAGTTCTCTACAGTTccttaaaacatcaattatttttttggtaaattggGTGCCGTCTCCCTGAACATGCTAACACTTAAgtcatatcttttcattttcatattttcttccCTGTTTGTCTCTGTTGTCTTGATTGTTGGAACAATAAGTGGTCTCTAACAATATTTACGAAAACTTTCTgagaattatgaatatttcttctcCGTCAGATATGGCCGATGATCATtaccaatgataaaatgaaatgccgTACATCACATCTTATAgaggtttaaatttcaaatattagtCAATAACTTAAGataaagagcaattttgtctttaacatttgaaaatgttaaagggtacatttgtattttttgcttCGATTTGTAagaaatttatttcagttttttctgTAACAAAGTACAAGCATAACCGttcggttacctatagttgttttaaaaggtttgtgtcatttaggtctttttgtggatagttgtctcattggcaataataccacatcttcttttttatatgtcggTATTGCAACAATGTATGATTGAAATAATCCCGGGGACATAATAAACAGATAGgtatgaaaagaaaagatatggGGTATTCTGTATCAGACGAAAGAAAAACTATTAGATCTACAGTGTTGAATCCCATAAATATTCACAGTGCAAGCAGTGTATGATAAATAATCaatgatttctaaaattaaatgaaccTGGATACAGTGATGCATATGATTCTTTATAACAACTTTCAAAGAAACAATGTATAAACTATGTAGCATGTACAGTGCAACTCGTTCTTGTTGTATGTAAACGTAAGCTATTTTTGCCTTTTCATGGAAACGAAAGTAGAGAGATTATAGacgatataaagaaaaaaaaacttcaactAATACAATGAAAACTCACACATTGGACATGAAATATTATGTCGATGAAGATAATTAAATTATGTAacttctgaaataagtttgtcgataacgtaaCTTATTCTAACGGTAAAGAAACGCGAATTCGATCACTactctgttacgggctgtagcagacaacagccgaagtccaccaatgagtcttcaatgtagcgagaaactcccgcacccggaggtttccttcagctggctccttaaaaaatatgtattctaGTTCAGTTGTAATAGACGTCAAACTAAACTCCAAAtgatacacaagaaactaaaattaaaaatcatacaagactaacaaaggccagaggctcctgacttggaatttttttgcaaaattgcggaggggttaaatatgtttattatgcgatctcaaccctccccctatacttCTAGCTtagtagaaaagtaaacgcataacaatacgcacattaaaattcaattcaagagaagtcccagtccgatgtcagaagatgtaacaaaagaaaataaacaaaatgaccattatacataaataacaacagactactagcattTAACTGCCATgtcagctccagacctcaattaaactgattcaaagattatgtcttcatcatatgaatattaaGAACAATCGCTCCCGTTAGGGTTAAGTATCATtaactatcataaaatatatgagaagaacataacccgtgtcatgccaacaactgttttttttttaaatgtgtttagaTCCGATGCAAATACCATATAAGTGAaccaatattaaagccaaaacatgcaatctttaatgatctGACAACAGCATCGTAACTATattccttcttaataagtcAGTTTAAAAGTTTGGTAAATTTTTTAGATgtatactgacatttttgtgctttatactGCTTATAAATATCAAGTCAGGAACTTTGATCACTATTCTTTTTCCTCTAGGAACTACTTTGAGTTTTAAAGTTgtcgaatttttttttaaatgggcgTTCACAGAAAAGGTTAGATAGATAGCTTGCTTTTTTTGGTTGCTTCCTTGATTGATGGTTAATGATACTTTCAACAGTATTGCGTTATCTcgtggcggtcagtttttattgaagTAATTCAGATAGTCCAGATAGAATAACAGACCTCAGGATAACACTGACAGCACAAGATAATAATTATAGGATTCGAACGCTATtagttttatatacattttttaacaatcGGTACTTTTTTTTAGGAGGGGATCATCGGAAAACAGTAAACATTTCTCTAATTTGCATCAAAGTTcgtttgattttacttttgttttgttctttctTGACGGAGTACCAGTAAGTCTTACCAAAAGAAGGTAACGTGTCAATTAAATCTAGAAATTCGGGGTCAAAAGTTAAAATAGTCTATTCCAGCATATTTTAAGGTAGATAACAGTTAAACGTTTCCGGTAatagaattttcttatactttgccaaaaggaagattttactatgctcttttcaataatataataaaaaggatAGGTAACCGATGTAACCGTGCTATTTTCAAGCCATGGGTCATGGACAATTGCTTAGAAtgatcatgaaaaaacacatttttgtgcATACAAAAATCTaggagatagaattttgaaataagttgTGAGAagataagttttataaaatggtGTCACccaacttgttttcttgctacacgTAACAAATAAATCCCTATCAATCtaattttattgttgtattaaaagagttatctccccttaaatggcttagttgatttttttttcttctaaaaaataaatatcaagtatttgtttaaatatttggaATAATGCAATAAATCAGCAGATTGtcttcatagaaaataaacattctAACCAAAAACAAATGCACATCTGTctacaaatttgcagattttgaCAAATAACTAGACTGATTATGTACTGAGATAGTACAATCAAAGATGGCGAATAGACTATTTGCCAATTCCCGTGATTGACCCTATAATTAGAGATTCCTAAAAaaagttgtctcccttatgagttatgaatttttatttacaatggagaGCTAGCAGAAAGAGCAAATCTATCTGTGCGTAATGTGAGTAATTTATAaggttttcaaatcttttaatatcattaatttgttgttaaattaaattcttttgacatcagaaattatttttcgtGGAAAATTAGTTAAACCGCCGATACATCACCTTCAATTCATCATTCTTAACATTGGCTAGAGCCAATTTTGTTCGGTATGGAACCAGTCTATGattgacaaagggaagtaatttgtttaaaaagtgtgtaataacAGATTCAAATCGGTAATTGGCAAATGGACTATTACCATGAATCTAACTTAACTTCagaatatattgaaattttagaaaagaaaCGAAAATACGGAAACGTTTCCGATTTTGTTCCTACTATTATGGATTTTATTGTGACGTCACTTTCTATTTAAACAAAGAATCGTCATAAATAATAACTCATCAGGTAACTGTTTATATTCATACCCTTGATAACCTGGCACGAAATAAAATCATACTGATGATCAGGTTTGGGATACACTGGTGTGTGACTTGAAATACAGTAAAATGACATATGGTGATTGGATAACCAACATATAAATCTTGCCTTCCCCTTCAATGATCTCTTTTTGATCACTTTTGCTACATGTAATAGACCACTTTGGAGTTCGTTGCATTTCTTTCAAAACCTTGGGTCTTAGtgaacattatatatttgtGCGTTTATGATAGACTTTGGGTTTAATGAAGCAACGGGGGTTGTGGTTACTTGCTATCCTTTCGGGTatcgaagtaaggcgtcaaagaaaaaattataatagcctttcaagacgtcataattatttggactaagtATAACTGTGCTATCAGCACTTGCcaaatagaatcatattcaaaacagtgtggctgtggcctttgattgacgacctaaattatcccattgactgggacagattatgtGAACTTTTGTCTGAAACGACCACTGCTCACTCTGTACTTGTGAAAGACACTTAAattgtggggtcaccaaaggttctcaaccattaaataaagtaattggaaaaaataatcatgaataacacgatgttttgatttatatcaataatacaaatcaaaacataaaagttattcctgattaatttttcgaattattttacttttaaaggcATAACGAACCTTTGATGACCCCACGGattaaaatctataataaaCAGTAGTGAGCagacgttcacctaatctgtcccagtcaatggaataatttaggtcgtcattCAATTGCCACAGCTACactgttttgaaaatgattCTAATACCTGTTCTAACCAgtaaacattgaaaaacatGCCCTGGTCTAAACACGCTCAGAATATATACCCTCAGGCTGTTCTAAATCGTATAAAATAGATGCTGTTCTAGAACGGAGTTATATATTGTATCTTAAACAGTTCAATAAGCGATGCTGTTCTTGACAAATACTTTGTTTAACAAAAGATCCCGTTCTCACCAGCAGGGCATGAAAAAGTAACCCTGTTCCAACCAGCAGACATGAAAAAGGGATCCTGTTCTACCCAGCTGGGCATGAAAAAGCGACACTGTTTTGCGGCACACTCATACCACTTAAATATAGGAAGTAACCCCCTACCCCGGGAAATGCATGTTAATTGGTCATGTCTTTGGCGCGATTATCTATTCACAGAACATTCTGCAAGtggaaaacaaaaagttttCATACGTAACGTATTTGAATATTTCCCAAGACGTAAGGAATATGTCACTGTTGTTCTCATGTTGATGTTGAGCTAgtggtttatataaatattatgatGTTACATTGATCTAATTGTTTGGCATATTGAATTCTTGTAATTGATATAATCAGCATTAAAGAATGTTGTTTATGAGCCGTGTTTCTATTGAtaaagatttgaacgagtgatGAACTTTCTCCAGCTGTTTAAGATTTAAATGTGTGTAACGGTACAGATTAGATCTGTCATAGTAACAGAATTAGAACGACTGATGAAGTATAGCAAACTGCCACCTAAGTTAAAGTAATCAAATCAATTAAGAATgactaatatttattatatataattacacaGGCTTGTATTCaagacataatatatatacaaaagtaataaaaaacataatataataaaaaatacaaaatataaaattggcGTTACGGGCAACATGCTAGCAattgatatgtatttaaaaaataaaaaataaaatacatatctcAATTAAATTCACATTATTCGAGCATCTATCGCGGCACTTGCACTTGACGACAGAGTGTAGATGTGGTACCGTGACTTCAAATAACTTTCACCATATACTTTAAGGAGAAAGTCACGAGCCACTTTAGTATACATCAAACAGAAACATAACTCGTAGAGTATTGAATGAAACCTCAAACAATGTGAACCTAATAGCAAAGCGAGCCTTTTAAAAGAGAGTATTTACAAGAGCTCGAAGCATAATTCAAAGAACAATATGTTACTTCAAAATACCTCTCTACGAGTGACATGTTGAGCGCTGGCCCATCCCATGTCAAACATATGTAACTCAAGTATACCCActcttttagtttatttaattaattttaataccTGCATGTTGAGCGCTGGCCCAGCCCATGCTTAGAGGGTATATGGGCTCACTTTGCAACCTGAGACGGATAACCTCGAGTGAAAAAACCATTTGCACACTAAAACATGTATCCAAAAGAACTGTCAAATGGACAAACAAATGATTCGTTCACCCGACGAGAGGGCTGCCTAGTTATCCATTTTATTCAGGGCTGCCTGAGAACTCAGATAATAATTTTGTGACAAGTAAAGAATGGATGAAATTCATTATTACATTGCCCGAACGAATTGCTGCACATGTTGCCAAAGCACAAACCACAATCTCGGAGGTGAAAGGGGCGGATGGAGggtaaataattacaaataaaaatattacataaaataaacatgtgtaTCTAATCCATATAAAAATTACAACTGCAACTTAACTAAATTTCTAATGTACCCTAGACAAGTAAGGGAGGAGTTACTTAAGATTGACATGCCTTATATCAAACAAGATAGACTATTAACATTGCGGTCAGACAATTCCCAGACTTCCATAAATAAGTCAAGATAAGAGATAAAGTAAACAAATGGCATCTGCAAGGAAATAAACACTTACATAAACTTTAATTAATGAACATTAATACGCATTTATGAGCCGTGTTTCTATTGAtaaagatttgaacgagtgatGAACTTTCTCCAGCTGTTTAAGATTTAAATGTGTGTAACGGTACAGATTAGATCTGTCATAGTAACAGAATTAGAACGACTGATGAAGTATAGCAAATTGCCACCTAAGTTAAAGTAATCAAATCAATTAAGAATgactaatatttattatatataattacacaGGCTTGTATTCaagacataatatatatacaaaagtaataaaaaacataatataataaaaaatacaaaatataaaattggcGTTACGGGCAACATGCTAGCAattgatatgtatttaaaaaataaaaaataaaatacatatctcAATTAAATTCACATTATTCGAGCATCTATCGCGGCACTTGCACTTGACGACAGAGTGTAGATGTGGTACCGTGACTTCAAATAACTTTCACCATATACTTTAAGGAGAAAGTCACGAGCCACTTTAGTATACATCAAACAGAAACATAACTCGTAGAGTATTGAATGAAACCTCAAACAATGTGAACCTAATAGCAAAGCGAGCCTTTTAAAAGAGAGTATTTACAAGAGCTCGAAGCATAATTCAAAGAACAATATGTTACTTCAAAATACCTCTCTACGAGTGACATGTTGAGCGCTGGCCCATCCCATGTCAAACATATGTAACTCAAGTATACCCActcttttagtttatttaattaattttaataccTGCATGTTGAGCGCTGGCCCAGCCCATGCTTAGAGGGTATATGGGCTCACTTTGCAACCTGAGACGGATAACCTCGAGTGAAAAAACCATTTGCACACTAAAACATGTATCCAAAAGAACTGTCAAATGGACAAACAAATGATTCGTTCACCCGACGAGAGGGCTGCCTAGTTATCCATTTTATTCAGGGCTGCCTGAGAACTCAGATAATAATTTTGTGACAAGTAAAGAATGGATGAAATTCATTATTACATTGCCCAAACGAAATGCTACACATGCTGCCCTTGTAACGCATTGAGTATCCCCAAAATTATTCCGAGACAGTGGTTGTGCCAAATTGAATATTGTTacttatttacatgtattgacTAATTAGagcaaactttacaaaaataagcAGAAATCCACATTCTacttaaatacataaaaaattataataaggAATCCCTAATTTTCCTTCTAACAAAGTTTGAATCGTAATTATTTACACATTTTCGAAAGAGCTTGACGAATATCAAATTCAGATGTTCTTATATAACGACTGTAGCAGTCAGATTTCCAACGTCCTAAAGTTTGAATCATATGATCTTGGATACCATTAGAACTACAAGTTGTAGCTGCTCCTATTCGGAAAGAATGTCCACTATATTTATCGGCATTTAAACCCAAGTGTAATagaattgttttcaatttgtctaTAAATAACGATCGGCGTAAAGCTAAATTACTACTGTCAACTAATAGCGGATCATTATCTGTTGCACCGTTCATTTTTCTGGATGTTACATATTTTGACAACTGTACATATGGACAAATATCATTATtagttttaaatagtttaatgaTTACTCCATGACGGAAAATGTCGGTTTTGGATGCCTTCAAACGTAAATTAACTTGACAATCAGATACAAATACTACATCATCCATAGTTAAATTCAAAGCTGAATCAAATGACTGTTTGCATGTAAATTCAGAACAACGCAGGAAACCGAAAAAACCTATAACAGATGCAGTTAACATAGTAAAATCTAAATGCGGATCGAAAATACTTTTCTGTAAATGTTGGTAAATCTGTTGAAGCACACTATAAGTAATCGGTAGTTTTTGTCGCACacttttgttttcagttttctttataccatttagaatattttgtaaacgtaGCAAAGGTTTACCTACATTATCTACTAAAGGATTGACACTACAATTTGCAATAGAAAAATGACGTATTCCAGCAAGATATAACTTGATAGtagaatatttcaaatttaacacTGACTGACAATAtgatacaaaacaaattaatatatcCTCGGAAATATTAGACATTACATTTCCAATATTTTCTCCCTCGAATTGAGAAGTACGAAATTTGAGAAAACACTTATACCCAGATGTGTATACATCTCTTGTAGCACTATTAATACTTTTACTCCACAAATTATTAATAACACAACTTAATTCCACAGAATTTCTGAGTGGGGCGGGCAGTGACAAGGTTCCACTGATGCTGTCGGACACAGTTGACGAAAACGATCCATCTGAAATCGAGAGAGAGCATCAGCtatagtattacattttccGGCTACATGAGTAGCgtgaataataaaattgtattttgcgGAACACCAAGTTAGACGTctcattaatttcataatttctaaTGATTTTGATCTTCCTTTCTTTATAATTAAAACTGTTGCCATATTATCACAGTAAAATAGAATACGCTTCCCTGACCACTCATCACCCCATATAATAGCAGCAATTACTATAGGATATAATTCCATGTAAGCCATAGACAT is a genomic window of Mytilus trossulus isolate FHL-02 chromosome 1, PNRI_Mtr1.1.1.hap1, whole genome shotgun sequence containing:
- the LOC134723281 gene encoding uncharacterized protein LOC134723281, with the translated sequence MDDVVFVSDCQVNLRLKASKTDIFRHGVIIKLFKTNNDICPYVQLSKYVTSRKMNGATDNDPLLVDSSNLALRRSLFIDKLKTILLHLGLNADKYSGHSFRIGAATTCSSNGIQDHMIQTLGRWKSDCYSRYIRTSEFDIRQALSKMCK